In Moorella sp. Hama-1, a single genomic region encodes these proteins:
- a CDS encoding HD-GYP domain-containing protein, which translates to MVASEAAVLLERLRNHSMTTYQHSCNVGSLAGALAEGLGLQQDEVNIIALGGLLHDIGKARVRAAILHKAARLSPEEWEVMRRHPDFGVQILADKEEFEVIQPLVAYHHERWDGHGYHGLGREDIPLGARIITLSDAFDAMTSSRAYQYSKNLQAGIQELAAGAGKQFDPRLVELFFEIMPDVLKRNSRRAS; encoded by the coding sequence ATGGTGGCATCTGAAGCAGCAGTATTACTGGAACGCCTGCGTAACCACAGTATGACGACATACCAGCACTCCTGCAACGTTGGTAGCCTGGCCGGGGCCCTGGCGGAAGGCTTGGGGCTACAGCAAGATGAAGTGAATATCATCGCTCTGGGTGGCCTGCTCCATGACATCGGCAAAGCGCGGGTGCGGGCAGCTATCTTGCATAAGGCGGCCCGGTTGTCCCCGGAAGAATGGGAAGTTATGCGCCGCCATCCAGACTTCGGCGTCCAGATCCTGGCCGACAAAGAGGAGTTCGAGGTTATCCAGCCCCTGGTGGCCTACCATCACGAGCGCTGGGACGGGCATGGCTACCACGGGCTGGGAAGGGAGGATATCCCCCTGGGGGCCCGGATTATTACCCTGTCAGATGCCTTTGACGCCATGACCTCCAGCCGGGCCTACCAGTATTCCAAGAATCTGCAGGCCGGTATCCAGGAACTGGCAGCCGGAGCAGGTAAGCAGTTTGATCCCCGCCTGGTGGAATTGTTTTTCGAGATCATGCCGGATGTATTGAAGCGTAACAGCCGCCGGGCGTCGTAA